The Zalophus californianus isolate mZalCal1 chromosome X, mZalCal1.pri.v2, whole genome shotgun sequence genome window below encodes:
- the PLCXD1 gene encoding PI-PLC X domain-containing protein 1 isoform X2, whose product MIAEKCEHLGSHDTMTYCLNKKSPISQTQSWLLQLLGKVLPCVTRPVVLRWSTTQVLDVTKQLDAGVRYLDLRIAHMLVGTEKNLHFVHMVYTTALVEDTLTEISEWLENHPREVVILACRNFEGMTEDLHEYLVACIRNIFGDMLCPRGELPTLNQLWSRGQQVILSYEEESVVSRHGELWPGIPYWWGDQVKAQELIQYLERMKSCGRPGGLFVAGINLTENLAYVLGHPSQSLRKMTLPNLPYLSAWVREQCPGPGARCTNIIAGDFIGADTFVGDVIRLNEKLLRCSHVPSAAHVECGREEWVRGGVPASP is encoded by the exons ATGATTGCAGAAAAATGTGAACATCtag GAAGCCACGACACCATGACCTACTGCTTGAACAAGAAATCGCCCATCTCCCAGACCCAGTCCTGGCTGCTGCAGCTTCTGGGCAAGGTCCTGCCATGTGTCACCCGCCCCGTGGTGCTCAGGTGGTCCACCACCCAG GTGCTGGACGTCACCAAGCAGCTGGATGCGGGGGTGCGGTACCTGGACCTGCGGATCGCACACATGCTTGTCGGCACTGAGAAGAATCTACACTTTGTGCACATGGTATACACCACTGCGCTGGTGGAG GACACGCTCACGGAGATCTCAGAGTGGCTGGAGAACCACCCCCGGGAGGTTGTCATCCTGGCGTGCAGGAACTTTGAGGGCATGACGGAGGACCTGCATGAGTACCTGGTTGCCTGCATCCGGAACATCTTTGGGGACATGCTGTGTCCCCGAGGG GAGTTGCCGACACTGAACCAGTTGTGGTCACGCGGGCAACAGGTCATTCTGTCCTACGAGGAGGAAAGCGTTGTGAGCCGGCATGGGGAGCTGTGGCCTGGGATCCCCTACTGGTGGGGGGACCAGGTGAAAGCCCAGGAGCTCATCCAGTACCTGGAGCGCATGAAGAGCTGCGGCCGCCCAG GCGGGCTGTTTGTGGCGGGCATCAACCTGACAGAGAACCTGGCGTATGTCCTCGGGCACCCGTCCCAGTCCCTCAGGAAGATGACCCTCCCGAACCTGCCGTACCTGAGCGCATGGGTCCGGGAGCAGTGCCCTGGGCCGGGCGCACGGTGCACCAACATCATCGCGGGCGACTTCATCGGTGCGGACACGTTTGTGGGCGATGTCATAAGACTCAACGAGAAGCTGCTGAGATGCTCCCATGTCCCTTCTGCAGCTCACGTGGAGTGCGGGCGGGAAGAGTGGGTCCGGGGCGGGGTCCCTGCCTCCCCCTGA
- the PLCXD1 gene encoding PI-PLC X domain-containing protein 1 isoform X1, with translation MGGQVSTCGSFQSLPCTTNTDWMSALCPLLWDVPLHHLSIPGSHDTMTYCLNKKSPISQTQSWLLQLLGKVLPCVTRPVVLRWSTTQVLDVTKQLDAGVRYLDLRIAHMLVGTEKNLHFVHMVYTTALVEDTLTEISEWLENHPREVVILACRNFEGMTEDLHEYLVACIRNIFGDMLCPRGELPTLNQLWSRGQQVILSYEEESVVSRHGELWPGIPYWWGDQVKAQELIQYLERMKSCGRPGGLFVAGINLTENLAYVLGHPSQSLRKMTLPNLPYLSAWVREQCPGPGARCTNIIAGDFIGADTFVGDVIRLNEKLLRCSHVPSAAHVECGREEWVRGGVPASP, from the exons ATGGGCGGACAGGTGAGCACTTGTGGCAGCTTCCAGAGCCTGCCATGCACCACAAATACAGACTGGATGTCAGCGCTGTGCCCCCTGCTCTGGGATGTGCCCCTCCACCACCTCTCCATCCCAG GAAGCCACGACACCATGACCTACTGCTTGAACAAGAAATCGCCCATCTCCCAGACCCAGTCCTGGCTGCTGCAGCTTCTGGGCAAGGTCCTGCCATGTGTCACCCGCCCCGTGGTGCTCAGGTGGTCCACCACCCAG GTGCTGGACGTCACCAAGCAGCTGGATGCGGGGGTGCGGTACCTGGACCTGCGGATCGCACACATGCTTGTCGGCACTGAGAAGAATCTACACTTTGTGCACATGGTATACACCACTGCGCTGGTGGAG GACACGCTCACGGAGATCTCAGAGTGGCTGGAGAACCACCCCCGGGAGGTTGTCATCCTGGCGTGCAGGAACTTTGAGGGCATGACGGAGGACCTGCATGAGTACCTGGTTGCCTGCATCCGGAACATCTTTGGGGACATGCTGTGTCCCCGAGGG GAGTTGCCGACACTGAACCAGTTGTGGTCACGCGGGCAACAGGTCATTCTGTCCTACGAGGAGGAAAGCGTTGTGAGCCGGCATGGGGAGCTGTGGCCTGGGATCCCCTACTGGTGGGGGGACCAGGTGAAAGCCCAGGAGCTCATCCAGTACCTGGAGCGCATGAAGAGCTGCGGCCGCCCAG GCGGGCTGTTTGTGGCGGGCATCAACCTGACAGAGAACCTGGCGTATGTCCTCGGGCACCCGTCCCAGTCCCTCAGGAAGATGACCCTCCCGAACCTGCCGTACCTGAGCGCATGGGTCCGGGAGCAGTGCCCTGGGCCGGGCGCACGGTGCACCAACATCATCGCGGGCGACTTCATCGGTGCGGACACGTTTGTGGGCGATGTCATAAGACTCAACGAGAAGCTGCTGAGATGCTCCCATGTCCCTTCTGCAGCTCACGTGGAGTGCGGGCGGGAAGAGTGGGTCCGGGGCGGGGTCCCTGCCTCCCCCTGA